Proteins from one Sabethes cyaneus chromosome 2, idSabCyanKW18_F2, whole genome shotgun sequence genomic window:
- the LOC128737570 gene encoding transmembrane protein 43 homolog: protein MILRDLKSCWLSALLGITLPVVAMRLLYWNEMRAVRFGLALEEALEDAVSVRDDHPYDRAYEKRVIHLRGSINTGEPLTEPDYGLQVQAVKLKRRVQMYQWIEFVSKSDPSSQLAEPSYQYSVDWHDDLINSSRFANQNWYHNPSTFPLESKTFTSERVYIGQYELSDALKERFNNFIEITSDTRPEDPSIKMHSGMYYHANDLWNPEIGDFRVQFSCAGRRGSTYTVVGRLKNGKIVPFESVYARDVLLLYPGEIPLKDVLKLEYQSKQIIFWSKRLLGWALLFFTVIFANATMQRLKGHSPLLKSIIANSQLTVPIGLLVSFGFSMLIVGIVYFYYRPWLGTGMCLSAAALLLYLLYSLCQNEETSVCVRRAQRILKTQKCIN, encoded by the exons ATGATTTTACGTGACTTAAAATCCTGCTGGTTATCAGCATTACTTGGGATAACTTTGCCAGTAGTCGCGATGCGCTTGCTATACTGGAATGAG ATGCGGGCGGTGCGTTTTGGGCTTGCTTTGGAGGAAGCATTAGAGGATGCTGTTTCGGTTAGAGATGATCATCCCTATGACAGGGCTTACGAGAAAAGAGTAATCCATCTGAGAGGTTCGATCAATACCGGCGAGCCCCTAACTGAGCCCGATTATGGCCTTCAAGTTCAGGCTGTGAAACTCAAGCGCCGTGTTCAAATGTATCAGTGGATAGAATT TGTTAGCAAATCAGATCCAAGCTCCCAACTGGCCGAACCATCCTATCAATATTCTGTGGACTGGCATGATGACTTGATCAATTCAAGCCGCTTCGCTAATCAAAATTGGTACCATAATCCAAGTACATTTCCTCTGGAATCGAAAACTTTCACTTCCGAGCGAGTCTATATTGGCCAATATGAACTGAGCGATGCGCTTAAGGAAcggtttaataattttattgaaataaCTTCCGATACACGACCTGAAGATCCGTCGATAAAGATGCATTCCGGAATGTACTACCACGCTAATGACCTTTGGAACCCTGAAATCGGCGATTTCCGGGTGCAGTTTTCGTGTGCAGGACGGAGAGGTTCAACC TATACTGTTGTTGGACGGTTAAAAAACGGTAAAATAGTTCCATTTGAGTCGGTTTACGCGAGAGACGTTCTGCTGTTGTATCCGGGAGAAATACCCTTGAAGGACGTTTTAAAACTTGAATACCAATCGAAGCAGATTATCTTCTGGAGTAAACGTCTACTCGGTTGGGCTCTACTGTTTTTCACGGTCATATTTGCAAATGCCACAATGCAGCGCCTGAAGGGTCACAGTCCGTTGTTGAAATCAATTATAGCCAACTCACAGCTTACGGTACCGATCGGTTTACTAGTATCGTTCGGTTTCAGTATGCTAATTGTTGGAATAGTTTACTTCTATTATCGTCCCTGGCTAGGCACTGGAATGTGTTTGTCGGCGGCAGCACTTCTCCTTTACTTGCTTTACTCGCTTTGCCAAAACGAGGAGACCTCCGTATGTGTTCGACGAGCACAAAGAAtattaaaaacacaaaaatgtaTTAATTAA
- the LOC128736786 gene encoding LOW QUALITY PROTEIN: ran-binding protein 9-like (The sequence of the model RefSeq protein was modified relative to this genomic sequence to represent the inferred CDS: substituted 2 bases at 2 genomic stop codons), with product MELYMEYEVKIISKDRDGYIGVRVTAHPHFKMNQLPIREKQTYEYHGDNGNSFCSSSNGQLYGSTFTNGNIIGCGVNLVDNTCFYTKNGHHLGIAFKDLPPRIXLTVGLQTPGEMVDAGFGQELCQEPFKFDIEDMLREMRAAINTTIYSAPLSDDQTDWTVNLHEIVSXYLVHHGYSTTADMFVKTTEQ from the exons ATGGAACTGTACATGGAGTAcgaa GTAAAGATAATCTCCAAAGATCGCGATGGTTATATAGGCGTAAGAGTGACCGCACATCCGCATTTCAAAATGAATCAGTTACCGATTCGAGAAAAGCAGACCTACGAATACCACGGTGACAACGGCAACTCGTTTTGCTCCTCCAGCAATGGACAACTGTACGGGTCCACCTTTACCAACGGTAATATTATTGGTTGTGGTGTAAATTTAGTCGATAATACCTGTTTCTACACTAAGAACGGCCACCATCTAGGAATAGCGTTCAAAGATTTACCGCCACGGATATAACTGACAGTGGGACTGCAAACACCCGGCGAAATGGTGGACGCAGGGTTTGGTCAGGAACTATGTCAAGAACCATTCAAATTCGACATCGAAGACATGCTCAGGGAGATGCGAGCGGCTATCAACACGACCATTTACAGTGCTCCCCTATCGGACGATCAGACCGACTGGACTGTGAACTTGCATGAAATAGTCTCCTAGTATCTTGTGCACCATGGGTACAGCACGACGGCGGACATGTTCGTCAAAACCACCGAGCAGTGA
- the LOC128736785 gene encoding uncharacterized protein LOC128736785 encodes MDSHHGIEWLDEPLESPKFMSLDIDYDLGEYENQNVVDGDEEHLVTFEEEAEDDPMKLFRFTAHILKRNFKGHKKGPAVGKIKVNCNTAEEVLELLWNTCKSHIKREVIFDAAVGGGDDSYSARWAETVSPTIAEIDKFLTFQDKQSKRIYKLSQLKEKPERMQKYMDKEVNLFVYVYSESITSANMYDTLRVQLLNPEERDRSGAASNQAVSVLVTELKNLHKGYYISQDINWTVWASFLYTKDALERDELKLQGPPQHLIHLFKTVPSASQRCLSSTRNDIRIAQNVNGGYKEELDTLMKELDQVCAALSSMKLRLTALRTMQATNESVLYDVSESMEAHEDIFGEALAKQVTNCTDVDHL; translated from the coding sequence ATGGACAGTCATCATGGAATTGAGTGGTTGGACGAACCGTTGGAATCACCGAAGTTTATGTCATTAGATATCGATTATGACCTAGGAGAATATGAGAACCAGAATGTCGTTGATGGAGACGAGGAACATCTTGTTACATTCGAGGAAGAGGCGGAGGACGACCCGATGAAACTGTTCCGGTTTACTGCTCATATTTTGAAAAGGAATTTCAAAGGGCACAAAAAAGGGCCAGCGGTAGGAAAAATTAAAGTTAACTGTAACACAGCGGAAGAAGTATTAGAGCTTTTATGGAACACTTGCAAAAGTCACATAAAAAGAGAAGTAATCTTTGACGCAGCTGTGGGAGGTGGTGATGATTCGTATTCGGCACGTTGGGCAGAAACCGTAAGCCCCACCATCGCAGAAATCGATAAGTTTCTTACGTTCCAGGACAAACAATCAAAACGAATTTACAAATTGTCGCAGCTTAAGGAAAAACCAGAAAGAATGCAAAAATACATGGACAAGGAAGTAAACTTATTTGTCTATGTTTACTCCGAGTCAATCACTTCTGCGAACATGTACGATACCCTCCGTGTCCAACTTTTAAACCCAGAGGAAAGAGACAGATCTGGTGCTGCTTCAAATCAAGCGGTTTCTGTGCTGGTTACAGAGCTGAAAAATTTACATAAAGGATACTATATTTCTCAAGACATTAATTGGACAGTATGGGCTTCATTTCTTTATACGAAAGATGCTTTGGAACGGGACGAATTAAAACTGCAAGGTCCTCCACAACACCTAATCCATCTTTTCAAGACAGTACCTTCTGCAAGTCAGAGATGCTTATCAAGTACGCGAAACGACATAAGGATCGCGCAAAACGTGAATGGTGGATATAAAGAAGAATTGGATACGTTGATGAAGGAGTTGGATCAGGTTTGTGCTGCATTAAGTTCAATGAAACTTCGTCTAACTGCGCTACGTACAATGCAAGCTACCAACGAATCGGTTTTGTATGACGTGTCTGAAAGCATGGAAGCACACGAGGACATCTTCGGAGAAGCGCTGGCCAAACAAGTAACCAACTGCACAGACGTAGACCACTTATAA
- the LOC128737472 gene encoding transmembrane protein 43 homolog gives MFGVLKTCWLRVLLALASAIAGSSLLMWNETKAIGRALSLEEALNGAITVDDNIPYVEAYEGKVIHLKGLLVTGEPLTEPDYNIEVQAVKLRRHVEMYQWKEEYVENHFGNSDPNSQSDDRSYYYTRDWWDDLIDSRSFYIRSGHHNPTTFPLESKTYVSDRVHIGQYELDDALKERFNNFVGVSSDTRPKNSTIKVHGGFYYHCHDLLYPAVGDIRVWFSYAGLEDSAYTVVGKLENGRITSYKSSYSENILLLYPGEISLHNVFKLQNRSEQVTAWGHRLVGWILLYFATFFATSALRRISGQSIPNVSVSTYLVVSLSQGMMIIALVYTAYRPMLSFVLLLVSSVLFFGWFKTHPISHQNLRRD, from the exons ATGTTCGGAGTACTAAAAACCTGCTGGCTTCGAGTGCTGCTTGCGCTTGCTTCAGCAATTGCTGGGAGTTCTCTGCTTATGTGGAATGAG ACTAAAGCTATTGGCAGGGCGCTTTCTCTGGAAGAGGCCCTCAATGGTGCGATTACGGTGGACGACAACATTCCCTATGTGGAAGCTTACGAAGGAAAAGTAATCCATTTGAAGGGTTTGCTAGTCACCGGCGAACCGCTAACTGAACCGGACTATAACATTGAGGTCCAGGCTGTGAAACTACGCCGCCACGTTGAAATGTATCAATGGAAAGAGGAATATGT CGAAAATCACTTCGGTAATTCAGATCCTAATTCCCAATCGGACGATCGTTCCTATTATTACACGCGCGACTGGTGGGATGACTTGATAGATTCACGCAGCTTCTACATTCGCAGCGGTCATCATAATCCGACGACATTTCCACTGGAATCAAAAACGTATGTGTCCGACCGAGTTCATATTGGTCAGTATGAACTGGACGATGCGCTTAAGGAACGATTTAACAATTTTGTTGGAGTCTCTTCCGATACACGACCCAAAAATTCTACTATAAAGGTGCATGGCGGGTTCTACTACCATTGCCACGATCTTTTGTATCCAGCAGTCGGTGACATCCGAGTATGGTTTTCCTATGCCGGATTGGAAGATTCAGCT TATACTGTTGTTGGAAAATTAGAAAACGGTAGAATTACGTCATATAAGTCGTCTTATTCGGAAAATATTTTACTGCTCTATCCAGGAGAGATATCATTGCACAACGTTTTCAAGCTGCAAAACCGGTCTGAACAAGTAACCGCCTGGGGTCACCGTTTGGTCGGTTGGATTTTGTTATATttcgcgacattttttgcaactTCCGCTCTGCGACGCATTTCCGGTCAATCCATCCCCAACGTTTCGGTTTCGACGTATTTGGTGGTGTCGTTATCTCAGGGCATGATGATAATTGCGTTAGTCTACACCGCATATCGTCCCATGCTGAGTTTTGTACTCCTACTTGTCTCTTCCGTGCTGTTTTTTGGCTGGTTCAAAACCCATCCAATCAGCCACCAGAATCTGAGGCGGGATTGA